Proteins found in one Brachypodium distachyon strain Bd21 chromosome 5, Brachypodium_distachyon_v3.0, whole genome shotgun sequence genomic segment:
- the LOC100825882 gene encoding uncharacterized protein LOC100825882 has translation MAFSSFTWPFRRRSSGTGAAAGPSKPPAAAGKGKEKEEEEEAEAHGVTPQLLDFLRTLSPDAFKSSALQLQGASAEAAAAAELTDWQQRHAVLVLAKAKELAKIRYDLCPRHMKDKQFWRVYFLLAKSYILPYELRAIQKEKVRRMEAENRKSKDVITVEVEMQESKCSRESQMLPVDSEFQDS, from the exons ATGGCCTTCTCCTCTTTCACATGGCCgttccgccgccgcagcagcggcaccggcgccgctgcaggcCCAAGCAAACCCCCCGCAGCCGCCGGCAAGGGGaaggaaaaggaggaggaggaggaggcggaggcgcacGGCGTGACGCCGCAGCTCCTCGACTTCCTCCGGACGCTCTCCCCGGACGCCTTCAAGTCATCCGCCCTCCAGCTCCAAG GAGCCtccgcggaggcggcggcggcggccgagctcACGGACTGGCAGCAGCGGCACGCCGTCCTCGTGCTCGCCAAAGCCAAG GAACTCGCCAAGATCCGGTACGATCTGTGCCCGCGCCACATGAAGGACAAGCAGTTCTGGAGGGTATACTTCCTGCTCGCCAAGAGCTACATCTTACC GTACGAGTTGCGTGCCATACAAAAGGAGAAGGTTAGAAGGATGGAGGCAGAAAACAGGAAGTCAAAAGATGTGATTACTGTCGAGGTGGAGATGCAAGAATCAAAATGCAGTAGAGAATCTCAAATGTTACCAGTTGATTCAGAATTTCAGGATTCATAG
- the LOC100826196 gene encoding U3 small nucleolar ribonucleoprotein protein IMP3: MRKLKFHEKKLLKKTNFLEYKREGGHREAAVTQRYSLVDRDDYKKYNGICLMAQKLVNIIKQMDPRDPFRIEMTDMLIDKLYNMGVIPTKKSLVKCENLSVSSFCRRRLATVMVKLKFAEHLKEAVTYIEQGHVRVGPETVTDPAFLVTRNMEDFITWVDSSKIKKKVMAYNGQLDDYDAMF, from the exons ATGAGGAAGCTCAAGTTCCACGagaagaagctgctcaagaagACCAACTTCCTCGAGTACAAGCGGGAGGGCGGCCACCGGGAGGCCGCCGTCACGCAGCGCTACAGCCTCGTCGACAGGGACGACTACAAGAA GTACAATGGGATTTGCTTGATGGCGCAGAAGCTCGTGAACATTATAAAGCAAATGGATCCGAGGGACCCTTTCAGAATCGAGATGACAGACATGCTGATTGATAAGCT GTATAATATGGGTGTCATTCCAACCAAAAAGAGCTTGGTCAAATGCGAGAATCTTTCAGTGAGCTCCTTTTGCAG GAGGAGACTTGCAACAGTTATGGTGAAGCTCAAGTTTGCGGAACACCTTAAAGAGGCTGTGACCTACATTGAACAAGGGCATGTGCGTGTAGGCCCTGAGACGGTCACGGATCCAGCCTTTCTTGTAACCAGGAACATGGAGGACTTCATCACCTGGGTAGATTCCTCAAAGATCAAGAAAAAGGTCATGGCATATAATGGTCAATTGGATGATTATGATGCCATGTTTTGA
- the LOC100826508 gene encoding indole-3-acetic acid-induced protein ARG7, with translation MAKCSKIRNIVWLRQTLRRWRSRAAARSASSSSPVPAGHVAVCVGGASRRFVVRAAHLNHPVFRELLRQAEEELGGFPSFHGPVALPTCDEALFEHVLRHLSSPSPAARFLTLDDLQSAAGAALSPCCCAAADALPLLRGISSDKFVW, from the coding sequence ATGGCGAAATGCAGCAAGATCCGCAACATCGTGTGGCTGCGGCAGAcgctgcggcggtggcggtcgCGCGCCGCGGCCCGTTCCGCCTCGTCCTCGTCTCCGGTCCCGGCGGGCCACGTGGCGGTGTGCGTGGGCGGCGCGTCGCGGCGGTTCGTGGTGCGGGCGGCGCACCTGAACCACCCGGTGTTCCGGGAGCTGCTGaggcaggcggaggaggagctcggcggctTCCCGTCCTTCCATGGCCCCGTCGCGCTCCCGACCTGCGACGAGGCGCTCTTCGAGCACGTCCTCCGCCAcctctcctccccttcccccgCCGCGCGCTTCCTCACCCTCGACGACCTCCAGtcagccgccggcgccgccctctccccctgctgctgcgccgccgccgacgcgctccCGCTCCTCCGCGGCATCTCCTCCGACAAGTTCGTCTGGTGA